A genomic region of Lodderomyces elongisporus chromosome 5, complete sequence contains the following coding sequences:
- the ERG25_3 gene encoding C-4 sterol methyl oxidase, producing the protein MSLNASNSSNFGAASTSIDITVLQSVGLTYIEKLWAQWYLYWQNDVLATGLLFFLVHELMYFSRCLPWFIIDQIPYFNKYKIQPNKIPSNQEQWECFKSVLKSHFLVEALPIWAFHPICATLNITYGVPFPSWKIQFAQITFFFICEDLWHYSFHRLFHWGWFYKNIHKVHHKYAAPFGLAAEYAHPAEVMALGVGTVGFPILYAFLATKYETLPPIHLFTITCWIVLRLFQAVDSHSGYDFPWSLNKFFPLWAGAEHHDDHHHYFIGNYASSFRVWDWLLSTECGDLARGKRVKIAHEKSEKQYKKSM; encoded by the coding sequence ATGTCATTGAACGCTAGCAACAGTAGTAATTTTGGTGCTGCTTCGACAAGTATTGATATAACAGTGCTACAATCTGTGGGGTTGACATATATAGAAAAATTATGGGCACAATGGTATTTGTACTGGCAAAATGATGTATTAGCTACAGgtcttttattctttcttgttcATGAGCTTATGTACTTTAGCAGATGCCTTCCATGGTTCATTATTGACCAGATTCCTTAtttcaacaaatacaaaatccAACCAAACAAGATTCCCTCGAATCAAGAACAATGGGAATGCTTTAAATCTGTGTTGAAATCACATTTTCTAGTTGAAGCCTTACCAATTTGGGCATTCCACCCTATATGTGCAACGCTCAACATTACTTATGGTGTTCCTTTTCCTAGTTGGAAAATCCAGTTTGCTCAAATcacattctttttcatttgcgAAGATCTTTGGCATTACTCATTTCACAGACTATTCCATTGGGGGTGGTTCTACAAGAATATCCACAAGGTCCACCACAAATATGCAGCACCTTTTGGATTAGCAGCCGAGTATGCGCACCCAGCCGAAGTCATGGCATTGGGTGTTGGAACGGTGGGATTCCCAATCTTGTACGCGTTTTTGGCCACAAAATACGAGACATTGCCACCAATTCACTTATTTACAATCACTTGCTGGATTGTCTTGAGGTTATTCCAAGCAGTCGACTCACATTCGGGTTACGATTTCCCATGGAGcttgaacaaatttttCCCACTATGGGCTGGTGCCGAGCACCACGatgaccaccaccattacttTATTGGCAACTATGCCAGTTCCTTTAGAGTATGGGATTGGCTATTAAGCACAGAGTGTGGGGATTTGGCCAGAGGCAAGAGAGTTAAAATTGCCCATGAAAAGAGTGAAAAACAGTATAAAAAGAGTATGTAG
- the RPL20A gene encoding 60S ribosomal protein L20A: MSRLNEYQVIGRRLPTESVPEPKLFRMRIFAPNTVVAKSRYWYFLQKLHKVKKTSGEIVSVNIISEAKPTKVKTFGVWLRYESRSGIHNMYKEYRDVTRVGAVETMYQDLAARHRARFRNIHILKVVELQKADDVKRQYVKQFLSKDLKFPLPHRVQKQTKLFQAHAPTTFY, from the coding sequence ATGTCTAGATTAAACGAATATCAAGTGATTGGTCGCCGTTTGCCAACTGAGTCCGTCCCGGAACCAAAGTTGTTCCGTATGAGAATTTTTGCACCAAACACCGTTGTCGCTAAATCAAGATACTGGTACTTCTTGCAAAAATTGCACAAGGTCAAGAAGACCTCTGGTGAAATTGTTTCAGTAAACATCATCAGCGAGGCTAAGCCAACCAAGGTCAAGACTTTCGGTGTTTGGTTGAGATACGAATCAAGATCTGGTATCCACAACATGTACAAAGAATACAGAGATGTCACCAGAGTCGGTGCTGTTGAGACCATGTACCAAGATTTGGCTGCTAGACACAGAGCTAGATTTAGAAACATCCACATCTTGAAGGTTGTTGAATTACAAAAGGCTGACGATGTCAAGAGACAATACGTTAAACAATTCTTGTCAAAGGACTTGAAATTCCCATTGCCACACAGAGtccaaaaacaaaccaaattGTTCCAAGCTCACGCACCAACCACCTTCTACTAA
- the QRI7 gene encoding Mitochondrial tRNAs modification protein: protein MISRLTKGGFWSPLKQSLHFYCPLYRLQHHRNYRVLAIESSCDDSCFALLERNHPNETPRILDHAKKTLHSADVGGIMPTVAFNYHMSTIANLCTEFCQRNGITAQTPPDLICVTRGPGMSGSLSSSTEFAKGLSVAWNVPLVGVHHMLGHLLTSFLPKSEQPNSKPPQYPFLSLLCSGGHTMLVLSKSVSEHEIIINVSDIAVGDSLDKCARELGLYGNMLGPELEKFVDSIPQDEIEEFQSMDVRKRGQNKYGFKIALPYMMSNIEDEEKLYFAFAHFLSTIQGYKLKYCKDRGEGVTEFDDKTKRMLAYFTQEFIFDHIIRRINQAMKRHGLSMRTSDGLFVGVKDFVCSGGVAANKRLRNKLFNKIKYQEISDTPLNFHFPDLPLCTDNAVMIGLAGMEIFEKLKLRTDLSFIPIRKWPLNELLTANSWVKVDQKEIDRVCKYNI, encoded by the coding sequence ATGATATCAAGACTCACAAAGGGAGGCTTTTGGTCCCCATTAAAACAATCCTTGCACTTCTATTGTCCACTTTATCGACTACAGCATCATAGAAATTACAGAGTCTTGGCTATCGAATCATCGTGTGACGATTCTTGCTTTGCATTACTAGAACGAAACCATCCAAACGAGACACCGCGGATTCTTGATCATGCAAAAAAGACACTTCATTCAGCCGATGTTGGAGGGATTATGCCTACAGTGGCTTTCAACTATCACATGTCTACAATAGCCAATCTTTGTACGGAATTTTGTCAGCGAAATGGAATAACAGCGCAAACTCCGCCAGATCTAATATGTGTGACTCGAGGGCCAGGCATGTCCGGTTCTTTAAGCAGCTCGACTGAATTTGCCAAGGGGTTGAGTGTAGCATGGAACGTACCTTTAGTTGGCGTTCACCATATGTTGGGCCATTTGCTTACATCTTTTTTACCGAAATCAGAACAACCAAATTCAAAACCACCACAGTATCCATTTCTCAGTTTATTGTGTAGTGGCGGCCACACAATGCTTGTATTATCAAAATCTGTATCGGAGCATGAAATTATTATAAATGTAAGTGATATTGCCGTGGGCGATTCTCTAGATAAATGTGCTCGAGAGTTGGGACTTTACGGAAACATGTTGGGTCCAGAGTTGGAGAAATTTGTAGATAGCATACCTCAAGATGAGATAGAGGAGTTTCAGAGCATGGATGTGAGGAAAAGAGGCCAAAACAAGTATGGGTTCAAGATTGCACTACCATATATGATGTCCaacattgaagatgaagaaaagttatattttgcttttgcccACTTTCTAAGTACCATACAAGGCTACAAACTCAAGTATTGCAAGGATAGAGGCGAGGGCGTTACAGAGTTTGATGACAAAACTAAACGAATGCTTGCATATTTTACTCAGGAATTTATCTTTGATCACATTATACGTCGGATAAATCAGGCAATGAAAAGACATGGATTGAGCATGAGGACCAGCGATGGACTATTTGTTGGGGTCAAGGATTTCGTATGTTCCGGCGGAGTAGCTGCAAACAAGCGGTTAAGGAATAAACtattcaacaaaatcaaatatcAAGAAATTAGTGACACTCCACTAaactttcattttccaGACCTTCCATTATGTACTGATAATGCAGTGATGATTGGACTTGCAGGAATGgaaatatttgaaaaacttaAACTTAGAACAGATCTTAGTTTCATACCAATTAGAAAATGGCCCTTGAATGAGCTATTGACTGCAAACTCATGGGTCAAAGTTGACCAAAAGGAGATTGATAGAGTATGtaaatataatatatag
- a CDS encoding uncharacterized protein (BUSCO:EOG092634ZL) — protein MSQSSSPTDSQLRSQSLVAKPSKRTKEQHFEAYNKLRQRMKNQLKEAAKGQGTSLALNNIDELTRLYSIVEKDHVRDTKVHLEDSEVFKEASGFAALNARNIQLGETGVSLNEKDVIKRLKRWAATDESVVGVVKQDASGNGNEVEGEESDDDASDADDSSMDNDLLADEFTFNKINWLKLGVSYHQLSKKAISVNFLHGPLASERKRAAPRARTVDDTKNGTSTTARAVEARDIQDDEEKNTAYMVRMIYEIYLTKDDGEELNFYKFFIDPFSFAQSVENLFYTSFLVKDGRLKLYRGKNGYPCIMRVSQQEIEESRLDGSNLFSSHHIATFNYDVWHYLIETFGIKDSFLGHRDEDEDQVPEEDLIEEEDEEASENGYGNGREIEEEEEEKEEEAAVAEMLNGKASNSIDSLPNSMGSSPSTTASFEED, from the coding sequence atGTCACAGCTGCTGTCACCAACAGACCTGCAATTGCGCCTGCAGTCTTTAGTGGCAAAGCCGTCGAAGCGTACAAAGGAACAACATTTTGAGGCCTACAATAAACTCCGTCAACGCATGAAAAACCAACTAAAGGAAGCAGCAAAAGGACAGGGAACTTCATTAGCTTTAAATAACATCGATGAGTTGACTAGGCTCTActcaattgttgaaaaggATCATGTTAGAGATACAAAAGTTCATCTTGAAGACTCAGAAGTGTTTAAAGAAGCATCGGGCTTTGCGGCATTGAATGCGAGAAATATACAACTAGGAGAAACCGGGGTTTCACTTAATGAGAAGGATGTTataaaaagattaaaaagaTGGGCTGCTACAGATGAATCTGTGGTTGGTGTTGTTAAACAAGATGCTTCTGGGAATGGAAATGAGGTAGAGGGAGAGGAGTCGGATGACGATGCTTCTGATGCGGACGATTCTTCAATGGATAATGATCTTTTGGCAGATGAATTCACATTTAACAAAATCAACTGGCTCAAATTGGGCGTATCATACCATCAACTTAGTAAAAAAGCTATTTCGGTAAATTTCTTACATGGCCCATTGGCTAGTGAACGAAAGCGAGCCGCTCCTCGTGCAAGAACAGTGGATGATACAAAGAATGGTACTTCGACAACTGCTAGAGCAGTTGAAGCACGGGATATTCAAGACGATGAGGAGAAAAATACTGCTTATATGGTGCGGATGATTTACGAAATCTACTTGACGAAGGACGATGGTGAGGAGTTGAATTTTTACAAGTTTTTCATTGATCCGTTTTCATTTGCCCAATCAGTTGaaaatttgttttacaCTAGTTTCTTGGTAAAGGATGGCAGATTGAAATTATACCGAGGGAAAAACGGGTACCCGTGCATAATGAGGGTGAGTCAGCAAGAGATAGAAGAAAGCAGACTCGATGGTAgtaatttgttttcgtCGCACCATATTGCCACATTCAATTATGACGTATGGCATTACTTGATCGAGACATTTGGCATAAAGGATTCATTTTTGGGACATcgagatgaagatgaagaccAGGTACCTGAAGAGGATttaattgaagaagaagatgaagaggcAAGTGAAAATGGATATGGAAATGGAAGagagattgaagaagaagaagaagaaaaagaagaagaggctGCGGTGGCAGAAATGTTAAATGGCAAAGCATCGAACAGCATAGATTCTTTGCCAAACTCCATGGGAAGCAGTCCGTCAACGACAGCAAGTTTTGAAGAAGACTAA
- the mlh1 gene encoding DNA mismatch repair protein Mlh1 (BUSCO:EOG092615IE) — translation MSEINNFDQQKKQKIKKLDESVINKIAAGEIIIQPANALKEMLENSIDAKATNIEIVVKEGGLKLLQITDNGQGIDKSDLHLLCERFATSKLTKFEDLESIATYGFRGEALSSISHISRLSVVSKTRDSNLAYKAYYINGKMCASNFKPATGNNKIEPKPIAGRDGTQITVEDLFYNLPSRFKGLKSKSDEFAKILDIVGRYAIHTGHVGFSCKKYGDPLHQLNTRANLSIKERVRIVYGSNIANELLEFNFEPTEEEDGGNMAYKVPDLGILRVKGTLTNANFNNKKKIQSVIFINHRLVSCDPLRRAMNSVFQFFLPKGSHPFFYISLEIKPENLDVNVHPTKREVRFLNEDEIIDLIVARVHKILSSVDTSRKFKTQTIVTRRNNELEEEKLSFGDGSQSESNSQGASQGASQGASQNASQNASQYTNSGFVQTQEAPPLKKYRQENKMVRVDASQSKINPFLSQRDTNRSFSEFIKDEFDYKDETTTLVDQEDTDLFVKDFDEGLTDTQRINQESQLANNSQQSLNSQRTQVEVNLESIKGLKSDLTEFIDKQLTNVFNHAVFVGIIDPLKRLCCFQYDVKLFICDYAAVLLEFYYQISLHEFCNYGEIEFDEPLSLDDLLEPLYTMEGMENVLLAKEKVIETIINMKDMFQEYFRIIIDDENRLVAIPMIMKKIQPDFKKLPFFIYRLGTKINYDNEKECLQGILRQIALLYLPEPFSDEDNNEAREKRDVLEQELENILFPELKKQFLATRNLTRDVVQIADLPGLCRIQGIYVVIKLATNL, via the coding sequence aTGAGTgaaatcaacaactttgatcagcaaaagaaacaaaagatcaaaaagcTTGATGAATCAGTGATAAACAAGATTGCTGCAGGTGAAATCATTATCCAGCCAGCCAATGCTTTGAAGGAGATGTTGGAGAACTCAATAGATGCAAAGGCAACTAATATCGAGATTGTGGTCAAGGAAGGAGGCTTGAAACTACTTCAAATTACTGATAATGGTCAAGGTATTGACAAGAGCGATCTACATTTACTATGTGAAAGATTTGCCACTTCCAAACTAACGAAATTTGAGGATCTTGAACTGATTGCAACATACGGATTTCGAGGCGAGGCTCTAAGCAGTATATCGCACATTTCACGACTATCGGTTGTTTCTAAAACCAGGGACTCGAATCTTGCATACAAGGCATACTACATCAATGGCAAAATGTGCGCTTCTAATTTTAAACCGGCAACGGGTAATAACAAAATTGAGCCTAAACCTATCGCTGGTCGAGATGGTACTCAAATTACCGTTGAGGATCTTTTTTATAACTTGCCATCAAGATTCAAAGGTTTGAAGTCGAAAAGCGACGAGTTTGCCAAGATTTTAGATATTGTTGGCCGGTATGCCATACACACAGGTCACGTAGGATTCAGCTGCAAGAAATATGGCGATCCATTGCATCAGTTGAACACAAGAGCCAATTTGTCAATAAAGGAAAGAGTGCGTATTGTTTATGGATCGAACATTGCAAATGAGTTGTTGGAATTTAATTTTGAACccacagaagaagaagatggagGAAACATGGCGTACAAGGTGCCCGACTTGGGTATTCTACGGGTCAAAGGTACATTAACCAATGCtaatttcaacaacaagaaaaaaatacaatcaGTGATTTTTATCAACCATAGATTGGTGTCGTGTGATCCGTTAAGAAGAGCTATGAATTCGGTCttccaattctttttgcCAAAGGGAAGCCAtccttttttctatatTAGTTTGGAGATAAAGCCTGAAAATTTAGACGTTAATGTTCATCCTACTAAGAGGGAAGTACGATTTTTGAATGAAGATGAGATTATTGATTTAATAGTTGCAAGAGTTCACAAGATTTTGTCTAGTGTTGACACGTCAAGAAAGTTTAAAACACAAACTATTGTGACTAGAAGGAATAATGAGttggaggaggagaagctTTCGTTTGGCGATGGTTCGCAAAGTGAAAGTAACAGTCAAGGTGCTAGTCAAGGTGCAAGCCAAGGTGCTAGTCAAAATGCAAGTCAAAATGCAAGTCAATATACGAATCTGGGCTTTGTCCAAACACAAGAAGCACCCCCTTTAAAGAAATATAGacaggaaaataaaatggtCCGTGTTGATGCATCCCAATCAAAGATCAATCCATTTTTGTCGCAACGAGACACTAATAGAAGTTTTTCGGAATTTATTAAAGATGAGTTTGATTACAAAGATGAAACGACGACGCTTGTTGATCAAGAAGATACAGATTTGTTTGTTAAGGATTTTGATGAAGGATTGACTGATACGCAGAGGATTAACCAAGAGTCGCAGCTCGCGAACAACTCGCAGCAACTGCTTAATTCACAGCGGACTCAGGTTGAAGTCAACTTGGAGTCCATTAAGGGTCTCAAGAGTGATTTGACTGAGTTTATTGATAAGCAGTTGACCAATGTGTTTAACCATGCGGTGTTTGTTGGGATCATTGACCCACTAAAGAGACTATGTTGTTTTCAATACGATGtcaaattgtttatttgcGATTATGCTGCCGTGTTGTTGGAATTTTACTATCAAATTAGTCTCCATGAATTTTGCAATTATGGTGAAATAGAATTTGATGAACCTTTGTCTTTAGATGACTTGTTAGAGCCATTATACACAATGGAGGGCATGGAAAATGTTTTACTTGCCAAGGAGAAAGTGATAGAAACTATAATCAACATGAAGGATATGTTTCAAGAGTATTTCCGAATAATAATTGACGATGAAAATAGGCTTGTTGCGATACCCATGATTATGAAGAAAATACAGCCTGATTTTAAAAAGTTGCCGTTTTTCATTTACAGATTGGGCACCAAGATAAATTACGATAATGAAAAGGAGTGTTTACAAGGTATCTTGAGACAAATTGCATTGCTATATCTACCAGAACCATTTAGTGATGAAGATAATAACGAAGCACGCGAAAAGAGGGATGTTCTTGAACAAGAGTTGGAGAATATATTGTTTCCGGAGTTGAAGAAACAGTTTTTGGCTACAAGAAATCTTACGCGCGATGTTGTGCAGATTGCTGATTTGCCTGGGCTATGTCGCATACAGGGCATCTACGTCGTGATTAAGCTCGCTACCAACCTATAA
- the YPP1 gene encoding Cargo-transport protein ypp1: MYIENSINEKYIRSLNLGCFPKNVLNFQESQDYFQQLIFIDYQLQLLIQNELNNKELVTINDFQRLQKDARSNDPKGKLIQLINYTNSIHLNYQHETNSRTYEENLYYINLMANLLYLDGNLPEMNRLLSSITVSHQVNKTSQHANVSQNVLEFIQYLTCRYYVLLGLSLSNHSTSTSNNNSNSNNTQVWFDYLAKFNKPFSKSQVVANHWLDLMFRKLALAVSQNGTIPLSFTSQVSNLPFFKNKLSAIAFSNFLLRPENLRLTNKSFKSDYASYLTIDINECIHSQIQFPNASDTNTQVNDFINNLYETMSYVPFNLAIFKPSLSKSFLVDATKKTYQSRIVLSNLIYTLIDLNEYDEALVAFKTYIAYLEKDEEQKDGYIEDILAIIDTYSTCIIHFNPLKSFKNHKKFKYSDEQFVVNELHEFAKSLKRYMDKLAELIDLTYDDENYAGDRNPLSFLYRKYNLNVLQSDHSQFIELISKAWHSLGYYHYYFAVEQSANQKILDGHVREVMRNYKNSLIVNSTGNVLYLFTYALALANSGELKSSLKLCKLILKKYPESFKTWNLLVLLISSFNNDNAEVIKPAGAHSNILPDNLLSDEEKYNGVANLDQKVDSYVAPTPEIREPEKFINKALNISGLYILKHQQKDIKLTTDAKYEILQLKMTQLAVLESIHGPQYMIDYISEVFVLFHELFDVKLASNSANTSSSRQYGSGEKWSHRPSVIDPKVANGVSTSTPTPIPMQPESKQSQNQKQGDKESSDTGFNPPRAASPDVVSEHKLERVQTSKRSNAVDKLKRFSKLPMKEVKDAMIVRRDSVASYGSNDSGPRHIRKPDFMKRGGGTSSPPPPSQRFATTGTDATAYNDKTTTTTTTATAAAAATSKPKTILANANGTGAGNSPLGASRSNATSAPAHRHDNLIERKLLQEIWLWTARIFLKVGLLDECEQSIIEAELVYEPNYKTFIATGNLHSKSKKFLALSEFERSLEILDKNYKFNKIDYGYAILGLAKLVLVDDKLSNSLFISTRDMDAAIIRLKNLLEQYSISWPYGVNNPEVWFYLSKIYEIIDDKILLTKSLWKCIELEDVRPVRAFEICNFSI; the protein is encoded by the coding sequence ATGTATATTGAAAATTCCATAAATGAAAAGTATATCAGATCCTTGAATCTCGGCTGCTTCCCCAAGAATGTTTTGAATTTTCAAGAAAGCCAAGACTATTTTCAACAGTTGATTTTCATAGACTACCAATTACAATTGCTTATTCAAAATGAATTGAACAATAAAGAATTAGTCACAATTAATGACTTCCAGCGACTCCAGAAAGATGCCAGAAGTAATGATCCAAAGGGAAAATTAATCCAATTGATCAACTATACAAATTCAATACACCTCAATTACCAACATGAAACTAATAGTAGAACATACGAGGAGAATCTATACTATATAAATTTGATGGCCAACCTATTGTATTTGGATGGCAATTTACCAGAGATGAATAGacttctttcttccatAACTGTTAGTCATCAAGTCAACAAGACGTCACAACATGCTAATGTCTCGCAAAATGTGTTGGAGTTTATTCAATACCTCACATGTAGGTATTATGTGCTACTTGGATTGAGCTTGTCCAACCACAGCACCAGCACTAGCAACAATAatagcaatagcaacaacacACAGGTGTGGTTTGATTACCTTGCAAAGTTTAACAAACCGTTTTCCAAGTCTCAGGTTGTAGCTAACCATTGGCTTGATTTGATGTTTCGCAAATTGGCACTTGCAGTTTCGCAAAACGGTACCATTCCTTTATCATTCACAAGTCAAGTGAGCAATTTaccatttttcaaaaacaagttATCGGCAATTGCgttttccaattttcttttgaggCCAGAGAATTTGAGATTGACAAACAAGTCATTTAAATCCGATTACGCATCATATTTAACTATTGATATCAATGAGTGCATCCACCTGCAGATCCAGTTCCCGAATGCCAGCgatacaaacacacaagTCAATGATTTTATCAATAATCTTTATGAAACAATGAGCTATGTCCCGTTCAACTTGGCCATTTTCAAACCTTCGTTGTCAAAGTCGTTTCTTGTTGATGCAACTAAAAAGACATACCAAAGTAGAATTGTTTTATCGAATTTAATCTACACATTGATTGACTTGAATGAGTATGATGAGGCTTTGGTTGCATTCAAGACGTATATTGCGTATTTGGAGAAGgatgaagaacaaaaagatgGATACATTGAAGATATCTTGGCTATTATTGATACGTATAGTACATGCATCATACATTTCAACCCATTGAAATCTTTCAAGAATCATAAAAAGTTTAAATATAGCGATGAGCAATTTGTTGTGAATGAATTGCATGAGTTTGCCAAGAGCTTGAAACGGTACATGGACAAATTGGCCGAGTTGATTGATTTGACGTATGACGATGAAAACTATGCCGGAGATCGCAATCCATTGTCATTTTTGTACAGAAAGTATAATTTAAATGTGTTGCAATCAGACCATTCGCAATTTATTGAGTTGATATCAAAAGCATGGCACTCATTAGGGTACTACCATTATTACTTTGCAGTTGAGCAATCAGCAAATCAGAAAATTTTGGATGGACATGTGCGCGAAGTTATGAGAAACTACAAAAATTCTTTGATTGTTAACTCTACGGGTAATGtgctttatttattcacaTATGCGCTTGCATTGGCCAACTCTGGTGAATTAAAGTCTTCATTAAAGCTTTGTAAACTTATATTGAAGAAGTATCCAGAATCATTCAAGACTTGGAATTTGCTCGTGTTGTTAATTTCATCATTTAACAATGACAATGCGGAAGTTATCAAACCAGCTGGTGCTCATAGTAATATCTTACCGGACAATTTATTGAGTGATGAGGAAAAATATAATGGCGTGGCCAATCTCGATCAAAAGGTTGATTCCTATGTTGCACCAACACCAGAAATCAGGGAACCTGAAAAgtttatcaacaaggcattGAACATTTCAGGATTGTACATTTTGAAACATCAGCAAAAAGATATCAAGTTGACTACTGATGCTAAGTATGAGATTTTACAGTTGAAAATGACTCAGTTGGCAGTTTTGGAATCCATCCATGGTCCTCAATATATGATTGACTACATATCAGAAGTATTTGTGTTGTTTCATGAATTATTCGATGTGAAGCTAGCTTCAAATCTGGCTAACACAAGCTCATCGAGACAGTATGGTTCTGGAGAGAAATGGTCACATAGACCAAGTGTCATTGACCCCAAGGTAGCCAATGGTGTCAGTACTTCTACCCCAACTCCAATCCCAATGCAACCAGAGTCGAAACAGagtcaaaaccaaaaacaaggAGACAAAGAAAGTAGTGATACTGGTTTTAATCCACCACGGGCTGCATCACCCGATGTTGTATCGGAACACAAGTTGGAGCGTGTTCAAACTTCTAAAAGATCCAATGCAGTTGATAAGTTGAAAAGATTTTCCAAGCTTCCTATGAAGGAAGTCAAGGATGCAATGATTGTCAGGAGAGATTCAGTGGCGTCATATGGTTCCAATGACTCTGGTCCACGTCATATCCGTAAACCGGATTTCATGAAACGTGGTGGTGGAACTTCATCACCGCCACCACCATCGCAACGATTTGCAACTACGGGAACCGATGCCACCGCCTATAAtgacaaaacaacaacaacaacaacaacagcaacagcagcagcagcagcaacatcaaaaCCGAAAACAATATTGGCAAATGCTAATGGTACTGGTGCTGGTAATTCCCCTCTAGGTGCCTCTCGCTCTAATGCAACTTCTGCTCCAGCACATCGTCATGATAACTTGATTGAGCGAAAACTATTGCAGGAAATTTGGTTATGGACTGCACGCATTTTCTTGAAAGTTGGGTTACTAGATGAATGTGAGCAAAGTATAATTGAAGCAGAGTTGGTTTACGAACCTAATTACAAGACATTCATTGCCACAGGCAATCTTCACTCCAAGAGCAAGAAATTCCTCGCTTTACTGGAATTTGAAAGATCCTTGGAAATACTTgataaaaattataaattcaacaaaattGATTATGGCTACGCCATTTTGGGCTTGGCGAAATTGGTTCTTGTTGATGACAAATTGAGCAAtagtttatttatttccaCGAGAGATATGGATGCAGCAATTATTaggttgaaaaatttgctTGAACAATATTCGATTAGTTGGCCATATGGAGTGAATAACCCTGAAGTTTGGTTTTACCTTTCCAAAATTTACGAAATTATTGATGACAAGATCTTGTTGACCAAGAGTTTATGGAAATGTATTGAGTTGGAAGATGTGAGACCTGTTAGagcttttgaaatttgtaATTTCAGTATTTAA
- the TMA22 gene encoding Translation machinery-associated protein 22 (BUSCO:EOG092652NQ) — MTELAPKQITYCGVCTWPLEFCEFGISLPRCQSWLASKHPELFSTVYPNTPNPESVSASAPSADELASKLESATLSSDPKEAKIQAELLKKQAKHQLKQEKELTKKQNSKIIIKRIERNKRKHIISISGLEVFQIEPKKLAKTFASKFATGASVVKNAEKLDEVVVQGDVSDEAKEYIEKLLKEQEGLENVKVEQVDDKKIKKKQEAAAEAAAKVKK, encoded by the coding sequence ATGACTGAATTAGCACCAAAACAAATCACATACTGCGGAGTTTGTACATGGCCACTAGAATTTTGTGAATTTGGAATCTCTTTGCCACGATGTCAATCATGGCTTGCGTCAAAACACCCTGAGCTATTCTCCACTGTATATCCAAATACGCCAAACCCAGAGTCAGTGTCTGCGTCTGCTCCAAGTGCAGATGAGCTTGCTTCCAAATTGGAACTGGCTACGCTTTCGTCGGATCCTAAGGAGGCCAAAATACAAGCAGAACTTTTGAAGAAGCAGGCTAAGCATCAACTTAAACAGGAAAAGGAGCTTACAAAGAAGCAGAATAGTAAGATTATTATCAAACGtattgaaagaaacaagagaaagcatattatttccatttctgGGTTGGAGGTGTTCCAGATTGAGCCTAAGAAATTGGCAAAAACATTTGCAAGTAAATTTGCTACGGGTGCAAGTGTTGTGAAGAATGCAGAGAAATTAGATGAAGTTGTTGTGCAAGGAGATGTGAGTGACGAGGCAAAAGAGTATATCgagaaattgttgaaagagCAAGAAGGGTTGGAAAATGTGAAAGTGGAACAAGTTGATGAtaagaaaatcaaaaagaaacaagaggCTGCTGCTGAAGCCGCAGCAAAAGTGAAGAAGTGA